CATCAAGAATATGCTGTCGTTTATCCGGGGGCTTTCCACCTTTGAAAGCGCAATTACGGAAACAGGAAAGCCCGACGCCGTGATCGCGTCCTCCACGTACCCACTCGAAATCTACCCGCTGCGCAAAATGGCGAAGAAGCACGGTGCGAAGCTGATTTACGAGGTGCATGATTTGTGGCCGCTCAGCCCGATGGAGCTGGGGGGAATTTCGAAACATCACCCATACATCATGCTGATGCAGGCTGCGGAAAATTACTGCTATAAGCACTGCGACTCTATCGTATCGATTCTGCCGAACGCGCAGGAGCATATGATTGAACACGGCATGGCACCAGAAAAATTCGTGTGCATCCCCAACGGCATCGTGAAAGAGGACTGGGAAACCGCCGAAACCGGAACACCGGTTTACGCGGAAAAACTCAGCCGTTACCACGAGGACGGCTATTTTTTGATCGGCTATACCGGCGCGCATGGCGTTGCCAACGCGCTAGACAGCTACGTAGAGGCCGGAGAGCTTCTGCGAGATAAAAAGATTAAGCTGCTGCTCGTTGGCCAGGGTCCGGAGCGTGACCGGTTGATTCAGAAAATCAGCGATCTGGAGCTGAATGATGTTGTCGAAGCTCTTCCCGCAGTCAAGCGCGATGAGGTGCCCGGCCTGCTGGAGCAGATGGATGCGTTATATGTTGGTCTGCAGCGTCAGCCGCTGTTCCGCTTCGGCGTCAGCCCCAACAAGCTGATGGATTACATGATGGCGGCAAAGCCGGTCATCTTTGCAATTGAAGCCGGCAACGACATGGTGGCAGACGCCAAATGCGGCATATCGATCCCTCCGGAGGACCCCGCAGAAATCGCACGCGCGGCGCAGATTCTGGCTTCCACACCGAAAGCGGAGCTGCAGATCATGGGCAACCGCGGCCAGGAATATATTTTAAAGCACCACGAATACGATGTGCTTTCAAACCGCTTTCTGGAGGTTCTCTCCCAGCCAAAGCAGAAATAAAACCGTTGCGTAATACAAGTTTAGCCCACCGTTACTCGGTGGGCTTTTTTAAATACAATTTTGCGATAGTGATGATTAATATGCAAAAGACCGTGCCTCTCGCCTGAGAGAAGCACGGCCCTTTCATTTTAGTTTCCATTCATTTTCAGGCAATATACTGATTCTTAATAACTCTCACCGGAATAGAAATCCAAATTCTCCGGCTGCTCGGCAGAAGCCGCAGGGGTCTCTTCCTCCAAATTGTGCAGCTGGAACTTGCGGATTTCCTGATGCAGAACCTCGGCCTGATTCGAAAGCTCGGCGCTCGAAGCAGAGCTTTCCTCCGCTGTGGCAGCGTTGGTCTGCACCACCGCCGAAATCTGAGAGAGCCCCTCCGAAATCTGCGTGACCGCCTCGGCCTGATCCTGCGCGGACTTGCCCATGCCCACAACCGCCATGTTCGTCTGGTTGCCCATCTCAATCACGCTCTGAATTGTTCCGGAAACCTCATTCACCGCAGTAACGCCAAGCTCCACCGTCTGGCTTGATTTTGCCAGCAGCTCCGCAGTCCGCTTTACGGCTTCGGCTGATTTTGCCGCAAGGTTGCGAACCTCGTCGGCAACCACGGCAAAGCCCTTGCCCGCCGCACCGGCCCGGGCAGCTTCAATCGCCGCGTTCAGCGCCAGAATGTTCGTCTGGAACGCAATATCCTCAATGGTACGGGTAATCCCCATAATCATTGCGGAGGAATTGCTGATCTCCCGCATGTTGCCCTCGAGCAGCTCGACGCTTCGGCTGATAGACTGAAACTTCTGATTGGATTTTTCAAACACAGCCACTGTGTTTTCCGCATTTTTGGTATTTCCTCTCGCCGATTCATCAATGTGGGCGATCATGGAGGAAAGCTCCTCCACAGAGGCCGCCTGCTGGGTAGCGCCAGCCGCCAGCGCCTGCGCCGCGCTCGAAACCTGCTCCGCGCTTGAGTTCACCTGCGCCGCGATCTCATCAATGGAGGACAGGGTAGTGCAAAGAGAGGAGGATATGTCCAGCAGCGCCTGCTTTACGGGCGCAAACTCTCCGGCGTACTCCTGCTGCAGGTGAATACGCATATCGCCGGCCGCCATGGTCTCCAGTGTTTTGGTTATTTCCTGAATATAGCCCCTGTAATTGGAAAGCTGGAACACAGTTCGGTTAAAAGCATCCCCCAGGCGCCCGATTTCATCTCGGCTGTGGATGGAAATTTCCACATCCAGGTTTCCGTCTGCAATCTGATTAGCCGTTACAGTCAGCTTACGCAGAGGAGACACCAACCGCCTGGAAATTAACACTAGGATGAAGAAAATTGCACCCAAAGCAATCAGGAAGGAAATCAACAGTACCGAACGAACCGCGTCAAATTCCTGAAAATATTCCTTCTCCGGCAGCCCGGTTGCCACCATCCAGCCGGTATCACCCACAGGGCAGGTATATCCGTAGCTGAGAATGCCATGAGAGGTATATTGAACGGCCCCCTCCTTTTTCCCCTGAAAATTTTTCACAATAGATTCCGTCAGATCCGTATCAGTAATATTCTTATTCAGGTACTCATCTTTGGGGTGGGAAACGATGTTTCCATCGGAGGACACTAAAATATAGTACCCTTCCTGCCCGATTTTGAATGAGCGTACATTTTCACTCAAACTGGATAAAGTAAGATCCAATCCCACAGCGCCAATAATCTCTGTCGTTCCCTTTTTATAAACAGGTGACGCAATTGTCACCACCTGCTGCTTTGTATTAATATCCTCATAAGGCTCGGTCAACGTGAGGCCATTCTTCGCTTTCATTTGAATGAACCAGGGGCGTTCCGTTGTTTTATATGCCTTATTATTTTTGCCATTCGTATTAATGCTTTGCTCCGCGTCTACGTCTGAGATAAAAATAGATAAAATGTTTTTATCTGTTCCGCGCATGTTCTTCATGGTTTGATACAGGTTTGCAAACCTTGCATCGTCACTCATCGTATGACTTTTATTGGAATCTGTCATCATCTGCTGTAAATCTGCATTTTGAGCCAGCCGGCTTGAGATCTCGGTGTACTGCATCAAAAACTCTTCCACTTGATAAGCCGCGCCTTCCGACCTGGACTGCAGCTCATTCTCCGTCAGGTCAGACACAGAATTTCCTACCAGACTAAGCAGAATTCCGCCTATGATCACATAGGAAAGAAGTACCGGTATCCCGATAAAAGCTATCATTCGAGCCCCTAAGCTTTGAAAGCCCTTCATTGCAGTGCCTTGTGCCGTTGTTTGATTTTCTCTCTTCATTCGTTATTCCCTTTCATCTCTAAATTCTTTTGTTTTGAAACGGGAACTCACAATCGTGATACCCCGCTCAAAAACACGAATAGCTCCGTAAAGTGTTTAAACTATCCGTACCCTCTGTCTTTTATATCGGTCGGCCAATTGTAAGAATTTAATAAAAAACGTTAAATTTTTTTACTATAATTTTTAGTTATGAAGTCTGATTCTACAAAACATCCAACTGTGCGTCCATTTTCTGCCGCACTTTTTCATCTGCTTCTGAGAAAACGGACGAAAAAAAAAGCCGTGTCTCTCACCTTGGAGAAGCACGGCTACGGTTATTTTACTGTATGTTCTTTAGGAAGAATCCCTGTTCTTAATCGCCTTCACCGGAATAGAAATCCAAATTCTCCGGCTGCTCGGCAGAAGCCGCAGGGGCTTCCTCCAAATCGTGCAGCTGGAACTTGCGGATTTCCTGATGCAGAACCTCGGCCTGATTCGAAAGCTCGGCGCTCGAAGCGGAGCTTTCCTCCGCTGTGGCAGCGTTGGTCTGCACGACCGCCGAAATCTGAGAGAGCCCCTCCGAAATCTGCGTGACCGCCTCGGCCTGCTCCTGCGCGGACTTGCCCATGCCCACAACCGCGGTGTTCGTCTGGTTGCCCATCTCAATTACGCTCTGAATTGTTCCGGAAACCTCATTCACCGCAGTAACGCCAAGCTCCACCGTCTGGCCGGATTTTTCCAGCAGCTCCGCAGTCCGCTTTACAGCCTCGGCGGATTTTGCCGCAAGGTTGCGAACCTCGTCGGCAACCACAGCAAAGCCCTTGCCCGCCGTGCCGGCCCGTGCGGCTTCGATCGCGGCATTCAGCGCCAGAATGTTTGTCTGGAACGCAATATCCTCAATCGTACGGGTAATTCCCATAATCATTGCAGAGGAATTGCTGATCTCCCGCATGTGGCCCTCGAGCAGCTCGACACTTCGGCTAATGGACTGAAACTGCTGATTGGATTTTTCAAACACAGCCACTGTGTTTTCCGCATTTTCCGCATTTTCTCTCGCCGATTCATCAATGTGGGCGATCATGGAGGAAAGCTCCTCCACGGAGGCCGCCTGCTGGGTAGCGCCGGCCGCCAACGCCTGCGCCGCGCTCGAAACCTGTTCTGCTCCCGAGTTGACCTGCGCCGCGATCTCATCAATGGAGGACAGCGTAGTACACAGAGAGGAGGATATGTCCAGCAGTGCCTGCTTTACGGGCGCAAACTCTCCGGCGTAATCCTGCTGAAGGTGAATACGCATATCGCCGGCCGCCATGGTCTCCAACGTACCGGCAATCTCCTGAATATAGTCGCGGTAATCTCTGAGCTGAGCCACCATACGCTCAAACGCTTGCGCAAGCTGACCGGTTTCATCCCGAGATTTCACGGAGACCGTTACATTCAGATTGCCCTCTGCTACCTCGCTTGCCGCTTTCTCCAACTGCTTAATCGGCGCTGTAAGACGTTGGGAGATAAACAGAATCATGAGCAGAACCAGCACCATCGACACCAGCATTACAACACTCCAAATCCACACGATCTGGTTATAGTTCGCATAGAATTCCGCATCCGGCAGACCGGTTGCAATCACCCAGCCTGTATCCCCAACAGGGGAAAGATACCCGTGGCTATGCGTTGTACCGGAGGTATATTGGAGTAAGCCCTCCGTATGAGAAGTAGCTGCCTGCTTAAAATTGTCTGATAAATCAACATCGTCAAGACTCTTGTTCACATTGTCCTGCACCGGATGGTAAATAACCTGCCCGCCGGCAGACATCAGAATATAAAAACCAGTGCTGCCCAGTTTGTAGTTTCCAATAATTTGATTTAGATTATCCAGTGTCAAATTAAGTCCTACTGCGCCAACAATTTCATTTGTATTTGGCTGAAACACAGGCGCTACAATCGACACCACGCGTTTTTTTGTAGTATACACCTCATACGGGTCGGTCATTGTTATGCCTCCCCGCTTCTTCATTTCAGCAAACCACGCCCTCTCAGAGGTGGGGAAATTCTTGGCACTTTCCCCCTGAGTATCTACAAACTGCTTTGCATCCACGTCTGCCACCCACAGAGACTGAATATTTGTGTCTTTCCCCACCATGTTCTTCATGGTATTATACAGGCTGGCAAAACCGGTATACTGCTCCATCACATGACCCTGACCAATCGTGGTCATCATTTTTTGTACCTCTGCATTTTTGGAGAGCTGATCCGGAAGCGCCATATACTGCTGAAAAAAGTTTTCAATCTGCCTTGAAGCTGCCTTGGAATCAGATGCCAGCTGCTGATTCGTCAGCTGACTGACATTGTCCCTCACGATCATCAAAATTGTGGAACCAACGATTAAATAAGATAATATAACCGGTATTCCAACAAACAAAATGATCTTACTGCGTAGACTTTTTTTGCGTCCATCTTTTCTTTTTCTTATCACACCGTACCCCTCCGTCTTTCACCCGGTTGTATTCGGCTGCTTATATGGAGATGTATTTGTAAGCACAATTCAAAATCCCGGGTGCCTACACGGTATATCGGCCATAGTAAGTGAATCTTTATTCAAAAGCGCCAGAATACGGAAAGCAACAGAGAGGAAAACACCGTACTTTTTTGTAGAAAATGCTTATTTTTCTGTCATTTATACGATGTTAATGCCAAATTGGAATTTATACTCATTTATATTCATTCATGGAATAAAAATCCAGATTCTCCGGCTGCCCGGCAGAAGCCGCAGGGGACTCCTCCAAATCGTGCAGCTGGAACTTGCGGATTTCCCGATGCAGAACCTCGGCCTGATTCGAAAGCTCGGCGCTCGAAGCGGAGCTTTCCTCCGCTGTGGCGGCGTTGGTCTGCACCACCGCCGAAATCTGAGAGAGCCCCTCCGAAATCTGCGTGACCGCCTCGGCCTGCTCCTGCGCGGACTTGCCCATGCCCACAACCGCCATGTTCGTCTGGTTGCCCATCTCAATCACGCTCTGAATTGTTCCGGAAACCTCATTCACCGCAGTAACGCCAAGCTCCACCGTCTGGCTTGATTTTGCCAGCAGCTCCGCAGTCCGCTTTACGGCTTCGGCTGATTTTGCCGCAAGGTTGCGAACCTCGTCCGCCACCACGGCAAAGCCCTTGCCCGCCGCACCGGCCCGGGCAGCTTCAATCGCCGCGTTCAGCGCCAGAATGTTCGTCTGGAACGCAATATCCTCAATGGTACGGGTAATCCCCATAATCATTGCGGAGGAATTGCTGATCTCCCGCATGTTGCCCTCGAGCAGCTCGACACTTCGGCTGATGGACTGAAACTTCTGATTGGATTTTTCAAACACAGCCACTGTGTTTTCCGCATTTTTGGCATTTCCTCTCGCCGATTCATCAATGTGGGCGATCATGGAGGAAAGCTCCTCCACAGAGGCCGCCTGCTGGGTAGCGCCAGCCGCCAGCGCCTGCGCCGCGCTCGAAACCTGTTCGGCTCCCGAGTTGACCTGCGCCGCGATTTCATCAATGGAAGAGAGCGTTTTGCGCAGCGAATCAGAAATGCCCAGAAGCGCCTGCTTCACGGGCGCAAACTCCCCGGCGTACTCGTACTGCAGGTGAATGCGCATGTCGCCGTTTGCCATTGTATCCAGCGTATTGGTAATCTCCTGAATATAGCCGCGGTAATTTCTGAGCTGAGCGACCATACGCTCGAACTCCCGCGCAAGCTGACCGGTTTCATCCCGTGATTTGACCGATATTGTTACATCCAGATTGCCTTCGGCCACCTCGGTTGCCGCTTTCTCCAAATGCTTGATCGGTACCACCAGACGGCTGGAAATAAACAGAATCATCAGGAGAACCAGCACCATCGACACCAGCATCACAATACACCAGAGCCACACGATCTGATTGTAGTTTGCATAGAATTCTGCGTTAGGCAAACCGGTTGCGAGCATCCAGCCCGTATCCCCTACCGGAGCAAGGTACCCGTGACTGTGCGTTGTACCAGATGTGTATTCAATCAGGCCTTCCGTATGAGCAGTGGCAGCCTGTTTGAAGCTGTCGGACAAATCAACATCCGCGAGGCTTTTGTTCACATCCTCCTGCTCGGGATGGTAAATGACCTGCCCACCGGCAGAAAGCAGAATGTAAAAGCCGGTATTGCCCAGCTTATAAGTTCCCATAATTTGATTCAGATTATCAAGTGTCAGATCGATACCCACCGCGCCGATGATCTCGTTGGTATTTGCTTGAAACACAGGGGTTACGATCGATACTATCTGCTTCTTCGTATTAATATCCTCATACGGGTCGGTCATGGTCATACTGCCCCGCTCTTTCATCTGAATAAACCATGGCCTCTCAGTGGCAGGATAATTTTTGGTGTTCTCCCCCTGAGTATCTAAATACTGCTTTGCATCAACGTCTGCTACCCACAGAGACTGAATGTTTGTGTCTTTTCCCACCATGTTTTTCATAGTGTTATACAGGCTGGCAAAACCGGTATACTGCTCCATCGCATGACCCTGACCAATCGTGGTCATCATTGTTTGTACTTCCACATTTTTGGAGAGCTCATCCGGCAGCGCTGTATACTGCTGAAAAAAGTTTTCAATCTGCCTGGAAGCCGCCTTGGAATCAGATGCCAACTGCTGATTGGTCAACTGAGTGACATTGCTTCTTACAATCATTGCAATAATAGAACCGACGATCAAGTAAGATAAAACAACCGGAAT
Above is a window of Faecalispora anaeroviscerum DNA encoding:
- a CDS encoding glycosyltransferase family 4 protein; translated protein: MNIILSNHYAGTGKSMEYRPYFMAKRWVQEGHQVTIVASSFSHLRGDNPDPKGRPYWVEMIDGVRYFWIAGPEYQGNGMGRIKNMLSFIRGLSTFESAITETGKPDAVIASSTYPLEIYPLRKMAKKHGAKLIYEVHDLWPLSPMELGGISKHHPYIMLMQAAENYCYKHCDSIVSILPNAQEHMIEHGMAPEKFVCIPNGIVKEDWETAETGTPVYAEKLSRYHEDGYFLIGYTGAHGVANALDSYVEAGELLRDKKIKLLLVGQGPERDRLIQKISDLELNDVVEALPAVKRDEVPGLLEQMDALYVGLQRQPLFRFGVSPNKLMDYMMAAKPVIFAIEAGNDMVADAKCGISIPPEDPAEIARAAQILASTPKAELQIMGNRGQEYILKHHEYDVLSNRFLEVLSQPKQK
- a CDS encoding methyl-accepting chemotaxis protein → MIAFIGIPVLLSYVIIGGILLSLVGNSVSDLTENELQSRSEGAAYQVEEFLMQYTEISSRLAQNADLQQMMTDSNKSHTMSDDARFANLYQTMKNMRGTDKNILSIFISDVDAEQSINTNGKNNKAYKTTERPWFIQMKAKNGLTLTEPYEDINTKQQVVTIASPVYKKGTTEIIGAVGLDLTLSSLSENVRSFKIGQEGYYILVSSDGNIVSHPKDEYLNKNITDTDLTESIVKNFQGKKEGAVQYTSHGILSYGYTCPVGDTGWMVATGLPEKEYFQEFDAVRSVLLISFLIALGAIFFILVLISRRLVSPLRKLTVTANQIADGNLDVEISIHSRDEIGRLGDAFNRTVFQLSNYRGYIQEITKTLETMAAGDMRIHLQQEYAGEFAPVKQALLDISSSLCTTLSSIDEIAAQVNSSAEQVSSAAQALAAGATQQAASVEELSSMIAHIDESARGNTKNAENTVAVFEKSNQKFQSISRSVELLEGNMREISNSSAMIMGITRTIEDIAFQTNILALNAAIEAARAGAAGKGFAVVADEVRNLAAKSAEAVKRTAELLAKSSQTVELGVTAVNEVSGTIQSVIEMGNQTNMAVVGMGKSAQDQAEAVTQISEGLSQISAVVQTNAATAEESSASSAELSNQAEVLHQEIRKFQLHNLEEETPAASAEQPENLDFYSGESY
- a CDS encoding methyl-accepting chemotaxis protein, with product MIRKRKDGRKKSLRSKIILFVGIPVILSYLIVGSTILMIVRDNVSQLTNQQLASDSKAASRQIENFFQQYMALPDQLSKNAEVQKMMTTIGQGHVMEQYTGFASLYNTMKNMVGKDTNIQSLWVADVDAKQFVDTQGESAKNFPTSERAWFAEMKKRGGITMTDPYEVYTTKKRVVSIVAPVFQPNTNEIVGAVGLNLTLDNLNQIIGNYKLGSTGFYILMSAGGQVIYHPVQDNVNKSLDDVDLSDNFKQAATSHTEGLLQYTSGTTHSHGYLSPVGDTGWVIATGLPDAEFYANYNQIVWIWSVVMLVSMVLVLLMILFISQRLTAPIKQLEKAASEVAEGNLNVTVSVKSRDETGQLAQAFERMVAQLRDYRDYIQEIAGTLETMAAGDMRIHLQQDYAGEFAPVKQALLDISSSLCTTLSSIDEIAAQVNSGAEQVSSAAQALAAGATQQAASVEELSSMIAHIDESARENAENAENTVAVFEKSNQQFQSISRSVELLEGHMREISNSSAMIMGITRTIEDIAFQTNILALNAAIEAARAGTAGKGFAVVADEVRNLAAKSAEAVKRTAELLEKSGQTVELGVTAVNEVSGTIQSVIEMGNQTNTAVVGMGKSAQEQAEAVTQISEGLSQISAVVQTNAATAEESSASSAELSNQAEVLHQEIRKFQLHDLEEAPAASAEQPENLDFYSGEGD
- a CDS encoding methyl-accepting chemotaxis protein — protein: MRKNEKKGRKKSLRGKIILFVGIPVVLSYLIVGSIIAMIVRSNVTQLTNQQLASDSKAASRQIENFFQQYTALPDELSKNVEVQTMMTTIGQGHAMEQYTGFASLYNTMKNMVGKDTNIQSLWVADVDAKQYLDTQGENTKNYPATERPWFIQMKERGSMTMTDPYEDINTKKQIVSIVTPVFQANTNEIIGAVGIDLTLDNLNQIMGTYKLGNTGFYILLSAGGQVIYHPEQEDVNKSLADVDLSDSFKQAATAHTEGLIEYTSGTTHSHGYLAPVGDTGWMLATGLPNAEFYANYNQIVWLWCIVMLVSMVLVLLMILFISSRLVVPIKHLEKAATEVAEGNLDVTISVKSRDETGQLAREFERMVAQLRNYRGYIQEITNTLDTMANGDMRIHLQYEYAGEFAPVKQALLGISDSLRKTLSSIDEIAAQVNSGAEQVSSAAQALAAGATQQAASVEELSSMIAHIDESARGNAKNAENTVAVFEKSNQKFQSISRSVELLEGNMREISNSSAMIMGITRTIEDIAFQTNILALNAAIEAARAGAAGKGFAVVADEVRNLAAKSAEAVKRTAELLAKSSQTVELGVTAVNEVSGTIQSVIEMGNQTNMAVVGMGKSAQEQAEAVTQISEGLSQISAVVQTNAATAEESSASSAELSNQAEVLHREIRKFQLHDLEESPAASAGQPENLDFYSMNEYK